A window of Oryza glaberrima chromosome 2, OglaRS2, whole genome shotgun sequence genomic DNA:
ATGAGATAAATGCTGACAAAGAGGGAAGGCTTTGGTTCCATGTTGTTGGTGCAAATGGGAAAAGGAAGAAGCGTATTcaaacaagagaagaaaaaatatttattctggCAAATGATTGTTTAACTGGGGACCCTCTAGTCCATGATCTATCTCTTAACCAGGTAATTTGTTTGTCCAGTTCAAAATACCATTTGATTTTGTCACCTATTCTTTtgacttattttaatttttgcgATTTGATGCAGGAAATGAATTCAATATGCTCAAATGGATGCAGGGTTGCCAAATGCATGAGagaatattttatatacaaaaaGAATTACAAGTCTGCCATAAGTTCTATGCTCCTTGCGAAATGCTTACACCAAAAACTTTGGGAGAGTAGTCCATTTTTGCTGAAGCAATTGCCTGGAATTGGAATTGTCACAGCAAAGGTTATTAACTTTATTATCTTTATTGGGTATGTAATTATGTTTATGTATCTGCAGTCTGCATAATTAATGCTTGAGGTTATCGCTGTCATCCCAGGCACTGAAGACTGCTGGAATTGATTCTTTTGAGAGTTTGGCAACTGCTGATGCTAGGAAGATAGAATCCGTAACAGGACGAAATTATCCATTTGGAGATAGCATAAAAAGTTATTTGCCATCATTAGGCCCCAAAATTGATATAAACATAGAGGATGCTGGAAACAGACAGGGAAAATCAACAATTATTGTAACACTGACTCGCCTATCACAGGCAGTAGGATCCAGTAAACAAAATTACGCTGATATGGTACCCTCTTTAACTTTATTTTGGATCAATTGACACTCTTGAAACCTAAatttttacatgattttttGTCAGGTTGTGGGATCAGAGGAAGATAATGCGATCCTCTTTCATGAGAAAATAAAGTCAGTCGTTTTGTTCTCTCAGTTGATATCCTTTACAGTATATTACCTGTCCTTTGCTGTCTATTTCCTCTCCTGATATTTGCTTATCTGTTTTTCTTGTGGTGGTTGCTGCACCATTTCTAATTCTTCTGTGAAGGACTCAAGAATTTTCCAGGTAATATTTCTGTTGTTATTTCAGTTAATGCTTCAATCCTTCTATAGAAAGTTAAAAGTAAATGATCTTTGATTGAGCCGTTAAAAATAATGagaaaaagaaacagatttgtcatcagattcgtagtactaggaagtgtcacatccctccaaaatcccttatattatgggacagagggagtatttagctGCATTCTCAGCTCAGACGTCTAAGTTGGAGCTCAGCTGTTCACAAATACTCTTAACTGGCTAATTTGAAAATTGCAGTCCATACTCTGTCAAACTGTATGTCCCATGCCCCCCAAATGCCAGGGCTACTCTGAAGGTTGACGTCATTTTTGAAGAATATGGTAATATTACCATTGGGGAACTATAGATCAAAAAATGAAATTTTCATCTATAATGTGTACGATTTTATGCTGACATAGTTTATATCTTTAATTTTATGTTCAAGTTGGTCTTGATATCCACAAGAAGCATGTGGTCAGCAGGGAAGATTTTCATGTGACCAAAGTGTTTGGGATTAAAAAGGCAGAACCCTTGTACAATCTGCCTGCAGAGAGCTGTTTGGTTAGCTCTAAAACAACTCGGACAAATCAATCTAAGTATCATAATGGACAGAACCCACTTTCTAAAGAGGTATGTGTTATAGAAGATGATTTTAGGGCCAAAGCTCCAGACAAAGCTGATAATGATCTGGAAATTCTGGGAACAAGAGAGTACAACAACTTAGCTTCACTGTAAGTGCTTAACCTTCTCTACATTGCCAAGGATTCCATAATCAGTGCAGAGAAAATAGAACACCTATCCGGTGGCTATCATTCTACACAcagactatttttttatttaattttctgCAAGGATTGCAATATGTCACCACAGAATTGCAATAGATCACAGCTATTAGTGAAATTTCTAACATGTATTCGTCATCCTTGTaattatttctttatttatAACCATTTTCTCCGAAATTTCTCTACTATCTGAATATAGAATATAGCGTTCTAACTTCTAAGGTGATATTTTGATGACTACAGGGAGGCCCCAAGCTTTACTCTACTGCATGAAGAAGATTATGAAGGTAACACAATTCTATATGACACTATGCACATCTATTGTGTTTCATTTGTGCTCTTGCATGAAAATCTGTGTTATCATGTTCAGATGTTCCAGATGTATTGGCTTCTGAACCAGTAGAGGCAGAATGCAAAAGTGCCACCAACAACACAATTTTTGATCACATACGCAAGAAATCCAGAGATTTCCCCAATCTAATGTTGTCGAAATCCATGGATAGTTCTTATGAACCTTTGATACTGAAGAAAATGAAGACATCGGGCGATCAGTTTGGACTAGATCAGAGCAGTCTGCATGCATATGAAGTCACGCCTATGGTCTTTGATCGTACTGAGGCTAGAGTCTCTCCAACCAATACAGATGAGAGGTGCCGCAACATCCTGACCAGAACTGCAGAAACTAGATCCTTTCAGTTTACGGGCAAAATGGACAGTATATCTCAGAAGAGCGAGATCCTGAACAGAACTCAAGGCAAAAACTCTACTCAACTTGCGGGTAAAAAAGCATTTGAAAAGAGCAAGACCCCAGATGAGAATTCACTTCACTTTGTAGGTAAAAGGGACAGCTCGTCTGAGAAAAGCAAGGCTCTAAGCAAGACTCCAGATGAGAATTCTCTTCAGTTTTTAGGTAAAATGGACAACTCATCTGAGAAGAGCAAATTCTGCTTCAGCAGTCCTCTTGCAGATTTCCAGCCTATGCAATGTACAAAGCAAGTTGCAGCCTCAGTCCAACCTCTCACGATTCAGGATTATTGCAAGGATATTTTGGCGAGTGCAAAGAGCAGTGGGACTGGCGCATCTTTTCTTGACGTTAAGAGTGTCTTCTCATTTCTCTGACCCACAGTGGCGATCTTGTGCAGCATACCTTAAAATGCCCGAATATGTATTGTAATATGCCAGATGCTTAGCGAAAAATCTTCCCGAGACTAAGGTTTCAGCTTCGCATAAATATGTTCAGCGCTTCAAATGCCTTTCTATATGTAATGCATAGTGCTTTCACTCGATGTGTTTAGTAAATCTTGCCCTCTATATTTTCCTCCAGTATCCAGTACTCCCACGGAACAAAATGGGTAATGGAGAAAAAATAAGTACATATGCCTATGTGTGGTACATGTACAAGCTGTTATTAGCTGCACAAACTATGAAGTTTTCCATCGGGTGCCAAGCTAAATGTGTCACCTTTGATGTCATGTTACATTTAGTGTCCTCCCGGCCGTCAGATCTTGGTCCATCTTGACCTGCAGGGGAAGAGAATTTGCAGAGCACACGCTAAAAGCTTCAGTTCTAAAGTAGAGGCGTCACTGAAAGAATGCACAAAGACACATTAAAAGAATAACTTGATGAATTATTCGAACCTTTTCTCTGGATTCCGCGAGCAAAATTGCTGAGCAACCCTTGACTCTTTGCAGAGGGGAATGATTGTATCCTGAATTCTTCACCGTATTAGATCAGTTCTTGCTAAATTTAAGTCATTTGGCAGCGTCAAAGCGACAGTAAAAGAACAAAGCTAAGTACCTGTAAGGGTTCGTGCTAGCTTCCAAGGTAGTTCCGTTGGGATTTGCAGCAGCACGAGAGAAAACTTTGAATGTATTGCTGAACACAAAGAACCACGAGATGGATAAGGATGGGCACTGACAATACAGCCTATACTCCAGATATGAGGTTGATGTGTTGCAGCAGTAGAAACCTGTAAGATCCAGTGGCGAAGTAGTCCCCGCCCTTGCTGGAGCAGCAGCTGAACCTGTCGAAAATGCAGTCGTTGTTGTACAGCTCCGACAGCTGCAAAAGAATTCTTAACTTCTTGTGGTGTTGTGTTCTGACTGACACAACTGACCGCGCGATTTAAGACAGTGAAATGCTTCTGTGCTGGATAAATGATGTACCTTAGGACGAAGGAACTCATGCACCTTGTAAGTTGCAACAGGGGAGCTCTCCACGCGCAAGTCCCAGAGCTGCAAATGGCGAAGTTAACTGAAGTTATTCAGGAACACTGAAGGTTTCAGTATCCAACCATCCATATGACACGCTGCCTGTACACTTGGACCTATTTAGAAGGGGAAGCCGTGTCAAGTGGAATTCAGAATACCTTCAGATTCATGTAGTCACGAGTTAGCAGATACTTCCCATCTCCGGTGAACTTCACATCCGAGATGCAAGAGATGATCTCGGTGAAGAGAGTCCTAGGCTGCACGCTGTTCCCACGATCCTGGAATCTGAAAAACAGTAACGAACCATCTTGCATTttcagagggaaaaaaaagaaaggtacAACATCAGCAAATTAATTAGCCAGCCTCTTACATTCTGACGTTACGGTCGCACAGCGCCGACTGCCGCAGGTCGACCAGCCGGACGAAGCCCCTCGAGCTGCCGAAGGCGAGGAGGCTGCACGACGACGGGTGGAACTCTGCCGAAGTGATCACCTctgatcgaaaaaaaaaaaagcaacagcTAGTGTTCAACCCTTCTGTTTCGCAGTTCATTCTTGAGTCCTTTTTATTATGCAGTTATATGCAAACTGTTTTTGAGCAACAAATGAAACTAAATCACCTACGAGATCCTCCATGTCCGCGGGCTTCATGTCCACGATGTTGAAGCACTGGTCCGTCACCTCCAGGTGCCACAGGTTGATCCTGAGGTCGTCGACCGACACGAACGTCTCCCCGTCACTGCACGCATGAAAAGAGAATAAATCTACATTATGACCTCGTCAATTCTCAGAGTTCAGACAGAATGGCATGACACAGGTTGTAAACTTGTACTGTATAATAGCTGGATCAACCTACCAGTTGTTCGAAATGGAGTTGATGTTGTACACATGAGCACGGGAGAACACTCTCCGGCACTTTGCAGAGTATCCTTCTCCAACCTCACCTGCCTGATCGCACAATGTTACAAAAGGCACAATTCAAACGAGTTCAACCGAAGATTCAAGATTCCAATGCTGCAGATAGAAGAACATTACCTTTTCAGAATGTTCGGCAGAATCCGGGGACAAATAGTTCCTAGCTTTCTTGCTCGCCCACTCGTAATAATACCCATTTCTCACGCTCGAATCACCCTCCCCGAGCAGCGCGATCTCGGACAGCGACGCCGGAGTCGGagtgctccgccgccgccgtggctggCCGTTCCCTTTCCTCGACCTGTGTTCGGAGACCTGCCTTGAAGCTATAAAATCATTACATTCTAGTAGCTACTACTCCTACATAAAAGAAGAGCTCGAACTATCAACAAGCTGATGATCTCAAAGCCGTGTTCGATCGCTACATTTACCTTCCAGAGCTTGACGGTGCGGTCGTTGGTGGCAAGCATGCACAGCGACGATCTGTTCGGCCGCGCGCACCATCTCAGCTTCTTCACCTTCTCGCAGATCTCCAAGTTGTGCAGAACGTCGAACTGTGTACTGCCTACTGATCAGTAAGAGTGTACTACGATTTGCAAATGTCGTAAGCCGTCTCGATCGGTGGGTGACTCGCTCACCTCCTGCTCGTGGCTCTGGAACTCCGCCATGTAGGCgtacgccggcggcgccgccgcggcgtagTCCGTGCGCTCCAGCTCGGCGCGagactccggcggcggcggctgctcctgCGGGGTACAAGAATCGCGCGCCGGGTCAACCGCTCAGCTCGTGCTGCAGGGAACCATACTGGAATAGCTATTAGCTTTGAGATATATTGCTGTAATTTACGTGGCTCTCGTCGTCGATTCTTCGGAAGAGGATGACGCGCCCGGCGTGGTCGCTGGCGGCCAGGTGCTCGCCCCGGCCGTCGAACTCGATTGCCGAGATCGTATCACCTGCAAAAGAACCGGATTATTATCCTCGCTCAGACGAGAGGCCAAAATCCCTGATGGCGTTCGACATAGCGTGAGAGTTACTCGTACCGTCATCTTGGAGCGTGCCGTTGTCGTggccttcgccggcggcggcggcgagcggcagttCGCCGAGCACCTGGGAGAACTTCCAGCTGGGAAGCTGGGACGGCGGCGCCTGAGCTTCCCGGGCGCCGGaagggaaaggggaggaggagacgggggaGGGAGCTATGGAGGTcaggctcctcctcctcctgccggtGTTGCTCATCGCCGCGACACGCGAGGAGCTCCGTCGTCGCAACGTATCATGTGTGGGCGTCGGCGCGTCGCGCTGTTCGGCGCGGCCAGGCAAGAGTCAAGTCTATCACCTCATCTTTTGTTCGTTTTTTTGGTTCATTTCTTGGCGATTATCAGAGGCGGCCTCGGAGCCACACGCCTCGTCGTTGTGGGACCTGGTGGCAGAAAACGCCACAATTTTGCGTCCAGTTCTGTACTTCTGTATGTACAATTCACACTTCGCACCTCACAACAATGAATGAAATGAAGATATGCCAAGAAGCTGCTGCTCAGAGATTCTCATGGTTGAAGTAACTGTATTAAAGAATGAAATGAATTATATATGGGATTACGAGTGGAGAGAAATATGAATGCTACTGTTACGGTTAGTTTCAACGATGAAAAAGAAACAGCGTGGCAAAAATACAAGTGTACAACTGCTGCAAAAGAGATTCAGATACCAAGTGATGCGTAATATTTGGGCGTTTGTGAGTTGCAGGGCAAAACTACTAACGACAGCCacacaaaattttggtaccaCTCTGACAGAAGTCGAGGGAGCCGCAGTATTATTTCTCATGTTCCTCAAGTCGATGAATTAGCTGGTACACATTTACAAGCGTCTATTTCTGTAGGCCTATAGAGAAGACATTAGCCCCATCAAAATGGCTACTAATCTAGCAATGAGAAGACCGGAATTCCCTTTGCATTGAAACTAGAGCATTTCACAAGTAGTTCTTCTCCGACCTCAAAATCCTTGTGTCCATTTTCCTGCAAAAGTTTCCAATGTCAGTGCCAATGAAATTAAAATACATAAATAATGATACTGCATTGTTATGTTTAGCTAAGTTTTTGTTATTGAGGGCAATGGATCCATCCGATCTGATATTGCATTGTCATGTTCAATACTGCAAATATGGAAACATAATTTCTTTCCTAACTATCAAAGATCTTATATGTATGCGATAGTCATATAGCAGTTCTTTTTCAtataataaaaggaaaaaaaggacaaGCAATGTGATATTAATATTGCAAATCCCGAAGCAAATTAACTTTCTCACTAGAGTTTGGGTATGAAATTACCGCAAATTTATGCATTCCACGAACTCCATCACTCAACTCAAGTACTAATCCATAGGCTCGTATCTGGTAGACCTTTGCTGTAACTACGTCACCCAGCTTCATAGACCCAGACCTGAAGTTTGAGGGACTAGAATAGTTCGTGATGttacttttattttgttctggAATGACATCCAGCACATCATTTGAAGAGTCagctttttctttcttatttttcttgGCCGTTGATGCACCTGAAGTTTTCTTAGCACTAGCTCTCTTAACTTCCTGCCGTTCGCTGGCTGGTTTAGATGGCTTAGGAGATGACTTTGCAACCTTTGGGCGTTTCTTCTTAGGATCATCTGTAACATCTTGCGCATCACATTCAGCAGCACTTCGAATTATAACTGCAGGAGTAGAACACCCAGGTGTATCCTCAATCATGTTGTCTTCGTCTTTGCTGATGGATGGTTCAGCATTAGCATCCTTGCTACGCATGTTCTCTACAACCGTCCAGCCAACAACTTCTTGACTTGGTAAAGGATCAGTATGCTTGCTTGCTAAGTCCTTCTTTTCATGGGCATGGGGCAGGGTAGCTTTAAGAGAAAGTTTAATGTTACCCCTCAAGTCCTGTCCAATGCATGTCAATGAGAGCACTTGGCCAACAGATACAACATCGGAGACCTTAGACACCTGCAGGTAGAAGGGAAATAAAATGAGCactaaatacatatataataaatacaACTGATTAAAAGCTGGTTGATCAGCATTTTAGCCAGTATGAATGCAATGAACTAATGGATCACTTATACTGTGAAACGTGATTGAACCTCTTCTTGTTGCTTAAGTGTGTTTGGTTAGAACAATAGTCTCATATCACATGGGTGACTCCATGAGATTGCTCTATGTTTCCTATGGCATAATCTCATTGGCCATCATCTACTGTAAGGTGGATGATGGATCAGCACTCATCCATGGAACTATTCCTCACATCCTCTATCATGACTACAACAATGTGGAGGGGGAAGATGATGATAATGACCATTCATGGTTCTCATTCCTCAAACCATGAATAAATCAAGAATGATAAGTTTGGAGCTAAGAATCAAATGACCCTAGAACATCAATTCCTCAAACCCAACAACCCTttaacaaaccaaaaaaaagtgTATAGGAACTTTTCTCATCAATAACATTGGTATCATGTTCAGTTGGAACTGTAATCATGTACTGGCATAAATTTGAACAAGATTAGCATAGTAAATAAAACACATGATAATAGACAGTATGTTCCATATATTAATATTACAGagttttaagagaaaaataccTTTTCATGTGACAACTCAGAAATATGAAGTAGACCTTGCTGTCCACCATTGAATTCCACAAAAGCACCGTACTCCTTTATTGAGGAAACAACACCTTTGTACGTTCTGCCAACTTCAATTTCACGACCCACAAGAAATTCTACCTGTAATGGGGTAGAAAAGTTAGAATGGTCTGGGGTTCTTCCTCCCAGGCACTTTGTGTTGTACTCACATTTCAAATTTTATAGAACAGAAGATCATGTATAAAGTGCAAGCAAAGATCACAGACCCTTTCATAAGCAGAATGTATCATAATTGGTTTAAATAGCATATTGTTGTATTGTTGATACATACCTTCTCGACAGCCTTATCCATAATTGGTTGGGTTTTTGCTACAATAGTGACTGTACCATCACTAACAGATACCCGTGCACCTTGAGAGTATGGAAGATAAGAGTTAAAAACTCAGTTGATTGAGAAAAATGTGAATAAAACAGAGTGCATTGTATGTTCATGCATTCAAATATACAGGTTATCAAATATAAATTAGTGATGAAACATCATTTTTAACCTCAAGAGGAACTCCATTCTCACACACGTGTAAATTTAGAACCTACATAAGCGAGGTCTAGAATAgagaaataaaatatgaatgCGGTGTAGCAAAATGAAACTCTACCAATATTTTATATTCATATTGTTGTGTAAACAAAACAAACTCCTGAAGTTTTGAAAGATACAAACTTGCAACCATTCGATGCTAAATTAAGTGACATTTTGACCCTTACATATGTCCATGGGCTATTCTTTATGAAGTTCTGATCCTTAAATATATCCATATGATATTCTTTCATCAAatcaatgttaaaaaaaaacaaacaggtGCAGTTAGGCTCTGAAAAACACTCTTTTCAAACACTGAAACACCAAGTCATCACCAATCTGCATAAATTTATGACTTTATGGTACAACAGACAATAGCCAGGATTTCCACTACGTTGATCTATCACTCTAGTGAAATGGCATGTATCTTTACTTTTAATAAAGAGGGAGTTGGGCTACTCTACATCTATCCCCCACTCTACTTCGTTTGTAGCTACAAACATATAGGCATGTGTGCATTGTTTGTAAGATGTTTACAGAAAAAATGACATATTTGCACAAGTATATGACAATATGTAGATGTTTGATTAGCATCATCTATCATGCATGCAACATCTGGATttagtataattattttttttttgcataatatATTTTGGACTATTGTATACATGTTAAGGATTCGTTGCAACGTGCAGACATGATGCTAGTTATTTCTTGAAAGAAGTTGCACAGGGGCTTGATACCTGtttcttgctcaatttttttccTGTGGAAAAGCAGTTTCCTAAGAGAATCACTGCTGAAGCTCAGTGTAGCTGCAAATGGAGGGCAATTCTGGTGTTGATCAAGCAATGTTTGCACCAAAAAAGAACTCCTTAAAAGAACTAAACTATAAGTGCACTAACAAACCTAATCGAGGAGAGCTCCCATCATTAAAAGCACGTGCAGAACTTATTTCCTGGTCCATACGGTCAAGGATTTGATTTCGAGCTTTTCGTGCAGGTTCCAAACTTTCACATATTATGTCCAACGGTATTCCAGCAGGTTTTATATCCAGTTGAATAGCAGTAATACCTCTCCTTGTTCCTGCAATTTTGAAGTCCATATCACCCAAATGATCCTCAAGACCCTGGGAAACATCAATGACCATGTTCAGTTCAGCACCAACCAAAATATACAGTTGGATGAAAAAGGAATAGTTATTTATAAGGATTTGATGGTAGAAATGGTATGCAACTATACTTACTAAAATATCCGTTAATATGCGATAACTAGAAATATCTCCAGTTGTCTGGTCCACTTCACTGACAAGACCCACAGAAACACCAGCCACATGTTCCCTTACAGGTATTCCAGCATCCATTAAAGCCATACTTCCTGTTGCCATTCAGATGAatgaagataaaaaaagaaacattaagaAACAAATCAATGTTTAAGCACTTTAAAACTAAAAGGAGATTCACATCAATACTCAGAAGTAGATCCTAGGAACACAAAGAAGTTAACATAacctaaaaaaattcaaaaatatttttcaggtcTCTGCTAAGAGTTTCTCTGACTACTGATCTAAAACTTTATCTTCTGGACGGTAGATATTATAAAGGCAATGGAGAATGGCTAGCTTGGATATTCTATAGATGAAAAACATGGATCCTCATTCTATTACAAATGGTTCCAGTGTATAGCCTTTCAGACAAAGGCTTCTGCGAATGAGAGAATGAGAATGCATTGCGAAATTAGGGCCAATTGCTACCAGTTAAAAGTTAcatgacatttttttagaaaaataaaaaaggaaataacaGGATCTAGTTAccacatgaatacatgatgcCAATTTACACCAAaatgaaaattatattagttCATTTTAACTTTGAAGTATACTAGGCCAACAAAAGAGACAAATGATGTGTACCTCCACATACTGATGCCATTGATGTTGAACCATCAGAAGCCATGACTTCTGAATTTACCCGAACTGTATATGGAAATTCACCTTCTGGGGGGAGCACAGCGAGCAATGCTTTCTCCGCAAGCGTGCCTGCAAAGTGTTACAAAATAAATAGCTGTGCAGCTGACAACCATTTTGCTTTGCAAAATTACAATGCAAAATAAGATTGGAATGTAAGAAGCAGTATTTAAAGGAAGAGCCATCAATGACTAGTCTAGATATAAAACCTTGTCACTAGATGCCATTCAGCAAATTTCAACAGCCAAAGTATCCCAATACAGACCAAATGCTTAAGCTTTAAACCAGTCCTCCCCACCAACTGATAACCACTGCCTCTCCCGAAAAAACCAGAAGGTTGGTTCACAAAAAACCAGTTGGATCCAGTGCTTTATGCTCAATCCACACCCTCAGCTCATCTTCCAGTCGTATGGGCCCATGCAATGGGCAGGCGTGTTACTAGTTATACTAACATAACACCATTACAACCACTGCAAACTCACTGAGGTCAAGGGGGGGATGGACCCTCACTTTTGCTAAATTTCTTAAGAGAACTACTGGTTTTTGCCACCTAAATTTAAAGTCTGTTACTTGCCAAGGACTCAACTATATATTGTTCACTGGTCCTTTCTCCATTTTTCAACACACTCTCTTACTGAGTACACGTACCCATGTGAGACTATCTCATCGTAC
This region includes:
- the LOC127763169 gene encoding ATP-dependent DNA helicase MER3 homolog isoform X2 produces the protein MAAMGHLGDPYALRSVADLPPPFRSVFGFRYFNSLQSECFPACFLSDVNMVISAPTGSGKTVLFELCILRLLSRFLSSEWRFNLIKGTLKTIYIAPMKALVQEKLRDWNMKLGSLGISCLEMTGDNEFYNTKSIHDADLILTTPEKFDSVSRHGIRDGGLGFFSDIALVLIDEVHLLNDPRGAALEAIVSRIKMLSRLGTMKIAPLANVRFIAVSATIPNIEDIAEWLAVPSEGIKRFGEEMRPVKLTTKVFGYAPARNDFLFERRLQSFIFDILMQHSRGKSALVFCSTRKGAQEAAQCLSQTASSLGYSNPFMKSMQQYEHLKEAALTCSDKQLQACLVHGVGYHNGGLCLKDRSVVEGLFLKGDIQILCTTNTLAHGINLPAHTVVIKSTQFFNKEKGLYVEYERSMVLQMCGRAGRPPFDDTGTIIIMTRRETVHLYENLLNGCEMVESQLLPCAVEHLNAEIVQLTVSDITLAIEWLKCSYLYIRIKKNPQHYGIKKEIPCELLEKQMKDICVEKIHELGEYGLIWTDEDGFLLKPLEPGRLMTKFYLKFDTMKLIVKASACCTLEDLLHIICHSAEITWIQLRRNEKKLLNEINADKEGRLWFHVVGANGKRKKRIQTREEKIFILANDCLTGDPLVHDLSLNQEMNSICSNGCRVAKCMREYFIYKKNYKSAISSMLLAKCLHQKLWESSPFLLKQLPGIGIVTAKALKTAGIDSFESLATADARKIESVTGRNYPFGDSIKSYLPSLGPKIDINIEDAGNRQGKSTIIVTLTRLSQAVGSSKQNYADMVVGSEEDNAILFHEKIKTQEFSSPYSVKLYVPCPPNARATLKVDVIFEEYVGLDIHKKHVVSREDFHVTKVFGIKKAEPLYNLPAESCLVSSKTTRTNQSKYHNGQNPLSKEVCVIEDDFRAKAPDKADNDLEILGTREYNNLASLEAPSFTLLHEEDYEDVPDVLASEPVEAECKSATNNTIFDHIRKKSRDFPNLMLSKSMDSSYEPLILKKMKTSGDQFGLDQSSLHAYEVTPMVFDRTEARVSPTNTDERCRNILTRTAETRSFQFTGKMDSISQKSEILNRTQGKNSTQLAGKKAFEKSKTPDENSLHFVGKRDSSSEKSKALSKTPDENSLQFLGKMDNSSEKSKFCFSSPLADFQPMQCTKQVAASVQPLTIQDYCKDILASAKSSGTGASFLDVKSVFSFL
- the LOC127763171 gene encoding serine/threonine protein phosphatase 2A 55 kDa regulatory subunit B alpha isoform-like isoform X2 yields the protein MSNTGRRRRSLTSIAPSPVSSSPFPSGAREAQAPPSQLPSWKFSQVLGELPLAAAAGEGHDNGTLQDDGDTISAIEFDGRGEHLAASDHAGRVILFRRIDDESHEQPPPPESRAELERTDYAAAAPPAYAYMAEFQSHEQEFDVLHNLEICEKVKKLRWCARPNRSSLCMLATNDRTVKLWKVSEHRSRKGNGQPRRRRSTPTPASLSEIALLGEGDSSVRNGYYYEWASKKARNYLSPDSAEHSEKAGEVGEGYSAKCRRVFSRAHVYNINSISNNCDGETFVSVDDLRINLWHLEVTDQCFNIVDMKPADMEDLVEVITSAEFHPSSCSLLAFGSSRGFVRLVDLRQSALCDRNVRIFQDRGNSVQPRTLFTEIISCISDVKFTGDGKYLLTRDYMNLKLWDLRVESSPVATYKVHEFLRPKLSELYNNDCIFDRFSCCSSKGGDYFATGSYSNTFKVFSRAAANPNGTTLEASTNPYRIQSFPSAKSQGLLSNFARGIQRKGQDGPRSDGREDTKCNMTSKVTHLAWHPMENFIVCAANNSLYMYHT
- the LOC127763171 gene encoding serine/threonine protein phosphatase 2A 55 kDa regulatory subunit B alpha isoform-like isoform X1 codes for the protein MSNTGRRRRSLTSIAPSPVSSSPFPSGAREAQAPPSQLPSWKFSQVLGELPLAAAAGEGHDNGTLQDDGDTISAIEFDGRGEHLAASDHAGRVILFRRIDDESHEQPPPPESRAELERTDYAAAAPPAYAYMAEFQSHEQEYTVRRSAQLGDLREGEEAEMVRAAEQIVAVHACHQRPHRQALEASRQVSEHRSRKGNGQPRRRRSTPTPASLSEIALLGEGDSSVRNGYYYEWASKKARNYLSPDSAEHSEKAGEVGEGYSAKCRRVFSRAHVYNINSISNNCDGETFVSVDDLRINLWHLEVTDQCFNIVDMKPADMEDLVEVITSAEFHPSSCSLLAFGSSRGFVRLVDLRQSALCDRNVRIFQDRGNSVQPRTLFTEIISCISDVKFTGDGKYLLTRDYMNLKLWDLRVESSPVATYKVHEFLRPKLSELYNNDCIFDRFSCCSSKGGDYFATGSYSNTFKVFSRAAANPNGTTLEASTNPYRIQSFPSAKSQGLLSNFARGIQRKGQDGPRSDGREDTKCNMTSKVTHLAWHPMENFIVCAANNSLYMYHT
- the LOC127763171 gene encoding serine/threonine protein phosphatase 2A 55 kDa regulatory subunit B alpha isoform-like isoform X3, which produces MTVIRSRQSSSTAGASTWPPATTPGASSSSEESTTRATSSRRRRSLAPSWSARTTPRRRRRRTPTWRSSRATSRSTQFDVLHNLEICEKVKKLRWCARPNRSSLCMLATNDRTVKLWKVSEHRSRKGNGQPRRRRSTPTPASLSEIALLGEGDSSVRNGYYYEWASKKARNYLSPDSAEHSEKAGEVGEGYSAKCRRVFSRAHVYNINSISNNCDGETFVSVDDLRINLWHLEVTDQCFNIVDMKPADMEDLVEVITSAEFHPSSCSLLAFGSSRGFVRLVDLRQSALCDRNVRIFQDRGNSVQPRTLFTEIISCISDVKFTGDGKYLLTRDYMNLKLWDLRVESSPVATYKVHEFLRPKLSELYNNDCIFDRFSCCSSKGGDYFATGSYSNTFKVFSRAAANPNGTTLEASTNPYRIQSFPSAKSQGLLSNFARGIQRKGQDGPRSDGREDTKCNMTSKVTHLAWHPMENFIVCAANNSLYMYHT